In the genome of Desulfuromonas sp. DDH964, one region contains:
- the tig gene encoding trigger factor → MNVKIEEISSVRKKLSFELPADHVAAEIDKAYSKIGKSAKLPGFRPGKVPRAILERQFAPQMEEQVLSRLINDSYFKALFEHKILAIADPEIVDSGVIAKGQPFTYEAHVEVKPEFTAKDYTGLKLEKERFEADPEVTDKRIEEMRASRAEMVVSTRKKARKGDFVVIDFEGFLKGEAFEGGKAEGHQLELGSGSFIPGFEEQLEGMKREEEKEIQVTFPADYGNEELAGQEVTFKVRLHEIKEKELPALDDEFAKGFGLDSVAELRARLEENYLTQERNRIDGDLRERLMEALIAANPVEAPETMVSGQLDYMLANIRSRMQSQGMSLEMLGMNEESFRAMYRDTAVKQVQGTLILEAIGRQEGLQVEESEIDGKLEQIAAMSNAPIDAVKRHYGNEDARRGLLLQMGEEKVIEFLLAGAQISEVAKADLAAKSTDDKE, encoded by the coding sequence ATGAACGTCAAGATAGAAGAGATCAGCAGCGTCCGGAAGAAACTTTCCTTCGAGCTCCCTGCCGACCATGTGGCGGCAGAGATCGACAAGGCCTACAGCAAGATTGGCAAGTCGGCCAAGCTTCCCGGATTTCGCCCCGGCAAGGTTCCGCGGGCTATCCTCGAACGGCAGTTTGCGCCGCAGATGGAAGAGCAGGTACTCAGCCGGCTGATCAATGATTCCTACTTCAAGGCCCTGTTCGAGCACAAGATTCTGGCCATCGCCGATCCGGAAATCGTCGACAGTGGTGTGATCGCAAAAGGGCAGCCTTTTACCTACGAGGCCCATGTCGAGGTCAAGCCGGAATTCACCGCCAAGGACTACACCGGGCTCAAGCTCGAAAAGGAGCGGTTCGAGGCCGATCCCGAGGTGACCGACAAGCGCATCGAGGAGATGCGGGCCTCCCGGGCCGAGATGGTGGTTTCCACTCGCAAGAAGGCGCGCAAGGGCGATTTTGTCGTCATCGATTTCGAAGGTTTCCTCAAGGGGGAGGCCTTTGAAGGGGGGAAGGCGGAAGGGCACCAGCTCGAGCTCGGTTCGGGGAGCTTCATCCCCGGCTTCGAAGAGCAGCTCGAAGGGATGAAACGGGAGGAGGAGAAGGAGATTCAGGTCACCTTCCCCGCCGACTACGGCAACGAGGAACTCGCCGGCCAGGAGGTCACCTTCAAGGTGCGTCTGCACGAGATCAAGGAGAAGGAACTGCCCGCTCTCGATGACGAGTTTGCCAAGGGGTTCGGACTCGATTCCGTCGCCGAGCTGCGCGCGCGTCTCGAAGAGAACTACCTCACCCAGGAGCGGAACCGGATCGACGGTGACCTGCGTGAACGCCTGATGGAAGCCCTGATCGCGGCGAACCCGGTCGAGGCCCCCGAGACCATGGTCTCCGGCCAGCTCGATTACATGCTCGCCAACATCCGTTCCCGCATGCAGTCCCAGGGGATGAGCCTGGAGATGCTTGGCATGAACGAAGAGTCTTTCCGCGCCATGTACCGCGACACGGCGGTCAAGCAGGTGCAGGGGACCCTGATCCTGGAGGCGATCGGCCGCCAGGAGGGATTGCAGGTCGAGGAGAGCGAGATCGACGGCAAACTCGAGCAGATTGCCGCCATGTCCAACGCGCCAATCGATGCCGTCAAGCGCCATTACGGCAACGAAGACGCCCGCCGCGGCCTGCTGCTGCAGATGGGTGAAGAGAAGGTGATCGAGTTCCTGCTGGCCGGGGCACAGATCAGCGAAGTTGCCAAAGCAGACCTGGCGGCCAAATCGACCGACGACAAGGAGTGA
- a CDS encoding insulinase family protein: protein MTETTPAPGPFGYGFETVRQIELPELNATFIQLRHPASGARYVHLATADPNNLFAVTFRTPPADSTGVAHILEHTVLCGSERFPVRDPFFTMLKRSLNTFMNAMTASDWTSYPFASQNRKDFYNLMEVYLDAAFFPLLRERDFRQEGHRLEFLDPTDPASPLTYKGVVYNEMKGAMASPSSLLSRRLSRALYPTTCYRHNSGGEPEEIPALTWEGLRAFHRDYYQPGNAWFFSYGNLPLQEHLRVVEARVLRHTLPRQVDSAVPPETGLTAPRRVEEFYPLDAAEALTAKTMIQVGWLAGDVNDSFERLALGLLATLLLGNPAAPLYKALLDSGLGGNLAPGGGFHDENRTTYFAAGLQASEPEHSARVEALIFETLEQVAETGFSAERIEAAIHRLEFGHREVSGDHYPYPLALLMRMLGPWLHADDPLSPLQLDANLARLRQELAAGPFFQQLIRRRLLDNPQRVTLTLRPDHQLQQRQEAETSARLQTVGATLTPAEREAIKRAAEELQQAQEAAEDLSCLPGLGRQDIPPSEAAVPVTQQSLAQGAVHLFPQPTNGIGYLHAHMPVALVPPRLLPLIPFYCTLLTQVGAAGRSYLEMAERIEAATGGISISTDLLEDPADHRQLQAILSLRGKALERNAGPLFAILSDLSRAPDFSDLARLRTVFNQLRTNLDNSITGSGHSYAARAAAARLTPGGALREGWAGLTQVRQARRLAALEPAALQEVATNLQELAGILFGRATLTCGLTGEEEQLPTFSRQLAGYLESLPAGTDNRHPLPTFEGGRGSFGWATSVPVNYVTRVFPGVSFTAPDTAALLVLAKLLRTGYLHREIREKGGAYGGMASYDAEGGLLSLLSYRDPQLARTLRVFDEAANWAAGGHFDTQGIDEAVLAVFGDLDRPLAPGSRGAREFANLRQGMTLELRQQLRQRILAVDRQQLMAAAEKYLIAGRSASVVSVIGGEEALLAANRELAAEEQLEVERI from the coding sequence ATGACTGAAACCACCCCCGCGCCCGGTCCCTTCGGCTACGGATTCGAAACTGTTCGACAGATCGAACTGCCGGAACTCAATGCCACCTTCATCCAGCTGCGCCACCCGGCGAGCGGCGCCCGCTATGTCCACCTCGCCACTGCCGATCCCAACAACCTCTTTGCCGTCACCTTCCGCACTCCACCCGCCGATTCGACCGGCGTCGCCCACATCTTGGAGCACACCGTCCTTTGCGGGTCAGAGCGCTTTCCGGTGCGCGATCCTTTCTTCACCATGCTCAAGCGCAGCCTCAATACCTTCATGAACGCCATGACCGCCAGCGACTGGACCTCCTACCCCTTTGCCAGCCAGAATCGCAAGGACTTCTACAACCTGATGGAGGTCTACCTCGACGCCGCCTTCTTCCCCCTGCTGCGGGAGCGCGACTTCCGCCAGGAGGGGCACCGGCTCGAATTTCTCGACCCGACCGACCCGGCCTCCCCCCTGACCTACAAGGGAGTGGTCTACAACGAGATGAAGGGGGCGATGGCGTCCCCTTCATCGCTCCTGTCGCGACGGCTAAGTCGCGCCCTTTACCCGACCACCTGCTACCGGCACAATTCAGGCGGCGAGCCGGAAGAGATCCCCGCGCTGACCTGGGAAGGACTGCGCGCCTTTCATCGCGACTACTACCAGCCCGGCAATGCCTGGTTCTTCAGCTACGGCAACCTGCCGCTGCAGGAGCACCTGCGGGTCGTCGAGGCGAGAGTGCTGCGCCATACCCTGCCGCGCCAGGTCGACAGTGCAGTCCCGCCCGAGACCGGGCTCACCGCGCCGCGCCGGGTGGAGGAGTTCTATCCCCTCGATGCCGCCGAGGCGCTGACGGCCAAGACCATGATCCAGGTCGGCTGGCTGGCCGGAGATGTCAATGACAGCTTCGAGCGCCTCGCCCTGGGCCTGCTCGCGACCCTCCTCCTCGGCAACCCGGCGGCACCGCTCTACAAGGCGCTGCTCGACTCGGGTCTCGGCGGCAACCTCGCTCCCGGGGGGGGCTTCCACGACGAAAACCGCACCACCTATTTCGCCGCCGGCCTGCAGGCGAGCGAACCGGAGCACAGCGCCAGGGTCGAGGCCCTGATCTTCGAAACCCTGGAACAGGTCGCAGAGACCGGCTTCTCGGCAGAGCGCATCGAAGCGGCCATTCATCGCCTCGAATTCGGTCATCGCGAGGTCTCCGGCGACCACTACCCCTACCCCCTCGCCCTGCTGATGCGGATGCTCGGTCCCTGGCTCCATGCCGACGACCCCCTCTCACCGCTGCAGCTCGATGCCAATCTCGCCCGGCTGCGCCAGGAGCTGGCCGCCGGCCCCTTCTTCCAGCAGCTGATTCGCCGCCGGCTTCTCGACAACCCGCAACGGGTCACCCTGACCCTGCGCCCCGACCACCAGCTGCAGCAGCGCCAGGAAGCAGAAACCAGCGCCCGGCTGCAGACGGTCGGCGCCACCCTCACTCCCGCCGAGCGGGAGGCGATCAAGCGCGCCGCCGAGGAACTGCAGCAGGCCCAGGAAGCGGCCGAGGATCTCTCCTGCCTGCCCGGCCTCGGTCGCCAGGATATCCCGCCGTCCGAAGCTGCGGTGCCGGTAACGCAGCAGAGCCTTGCACAAGGTGCGGTCCACCTCTTCCCGCAGCCGACCAACGGCATCGGTTATCTCCACGCCCACATGCCGGTCGCCCTGGTCCCGCCCCGGCTGCTGCCGCTCATCCCCTTCTACTGCACCCTCCTCACCCAGGTCGGCGCCGCTGGCAGGAGTTACCTCGAAATGGCGGAACGGATCGAGGCCGCCACCGGCGGAATCAGTATCAGCACCGACCTCCTCGAAGACCCGGCCGACCACCGCCAGCTGCAGGCCATTCTGAGCCTGCGCGGCAAAGCCCTGGAGCGCAACGCCGGCCCGCTCTTCGCCATTCTCAGCGATCTCAGCCGGGCTCCCGATTTTTCCGACCTCGCGCGGCTGCGCACCGTCTTCAACCAGCTGCGTACCAACCTCGACAATTCAATTACCGGCTCCGGCCACAGCTACGCGGCCCGTGCCGCCGCAGCCCGCCTGACCCCCGGCGGCGCCCTGCGCGAAGGCTGGGCCGGCCTCACCCAGGTTCGGCAGGCAAGGCGCCTCGCCGCCCTGGAACCGGCCGCGCTGCAGGAGGTGGCGACAAACCTGCAGGAACTGGCCGGCATCCTCTTTGGCCGCGCCACCCTCACCTGCGGCTTGACCGGCGAGGAGGAGCAGCTGCCGACCTTCTCCCGGCAGCTTGCCGGCTACCTTGAATCTCTGCCGGCCGGCACCGATAACCGGCACCCGCTGCCAACCTTCGAGGGTGGCCGCGGAAGTTTCGGCTGGGCCACCTCGGTTCCGGTGAATTACGTCACCCGGGTCTTCCCCGGAGTCTCCTTCACGGCACCCGACACGGCCGCCCTGCTGGTCCTCGCCAAGCTACTGCGGACCGGCTACCTGCATCGCGAAATCCGCGAAAAGGGGGGCGCCTACGGCGGCATGGCAAGCTACGATGCGGAAGGGGGGCTGCTCTCTCTTCTCTCCTACCGCGATCCGCAGCTCGCCCGCACCCTGCGCGTCTTCGACGAGGCGGCGAACTGGGCGGCCGGCGGCCACTTCGACACCCAGGGAATCGACGAAGCGGTCCTCGCCGTCTTCGGCGACCTTGACCGCCCCCTCGCCCCCGGCAGCCGCGGCGCCCGCGAGTTCGCCAATCTCCGCCAGGGGATGACCCTGGAATTGCGCCAGCAGTTGCGGCAGCGGATCCTCGCCGTTGATCGCCAGCAGCTGATGGCGGCGGCGGAGAAATACCTGATCGCCGGACGCAGCGCAAGTGTGGTTTCGGTGATCGGCGGCGAAGAGGCGCTGCTCGCTGCGAACCGGGAGCTGGCCGCAGAAGAGCAGTTGGAGGTGGAGCGGATATAA
- a CDS encoding DUF1499 domain-containing protein, which translates to MLAGLLLTACAGEIPPGLGLQNGRLAACPKSPNCFASQEGDADHRIAPLSYSGSRAAALERLAQVVAAQPRTRIVARSDDYLHAEARSLIFRFVDDLEFYLPADENRIEMRSAARSGWSDFGVNRRRLEQIRDAFSAD; encoded by the coding sequence ATGCTGGCTGGACTGCTGCTGACCGCCTGCGCCGGGGAGATCCCACCGGGGCTTGGTCTCCAGAACGGGCGGCTCGCCGCCTGTCCCAAAAGCCCTAACTGCTTCGCCAGTCAGGAAGGTGATGCGGACCACCGGATCGCGCCGCTCAGCTACAGCGGCAGCCGTGCGGCGGCGCTGGAACGACTGGCGCAGGTAGTCGCCGCGCAGCCCCGCACCCGCATCGTCGCCCGCAGCGACGATTACCTGCATGCCGAGGCCCGTTCGCTGATCTTCCGTTTCGTCGACGACCTCGAGTTCTATCTCCCCGCCGACGAAAACCGGATCGAAATGCGCAGCGCCGCCCGCAGCGGCTGGTCCGACTTCGGCGTCAACCGCCGGCGGCTGGAGCAGATTCGCGACGCCTTTTCAGCCGATTAA
- a CDS encoding MTH1187 family thiamine-binding protein encodes MNVIIDLCIVPLGVGVSVSPYIAACEKVIQEAGLKHNLHAYGTNIEGEWDTVFAAVKRCHETVHALGAPRITTTLKVGTRTDRTQTMEEKIRSVCDKL; translated from the coding sequence ATGAACGTGATCATCGATCTCTGCATCGTCCCCCTCGGAGTCGGCGTTTCGGTCTCCCCCTACATCGCCGCCTGTGAAAAAGTGATCCAGGAAGCCGGACTGAAACACAACCTGCATGCCTACGGGACCAACATCGAGGGGGAATGGGACACCGTCTTCGCCGCCGTCAAGCGCTGCCACGAGACGGTTCACGCCCTGGGCGCGCCGCGCATCACCACCACCCTCAAGGTCGGCACCCGTACCGATCGCACGCAGACGATGGAGGAGAAGATCCGCAGCGTCTGCGATAAGCTGTAG
- a CDS encoding SseB family protein — protein sequence MTPLDQALKSLHDDPESLENRHHFYSLFLQSNFFVPIFDQESGGVSSATGPKADPEKALPLIMEADGSNFMMLFDEEERVTAWAEEEVQCLTMPGYVAIAMATEGLHLAMNVGTDHAKQFVPEEINWLKQVVEKSAEAGAE from the coding sequence ATGACACCTCTGGACCAGGCCCTCAAAAGCCTCCATGACGACCCCGAAAGTCTCGAGAATCGGCATCACTTTTACAGCCTTTTTCTCCAGAGCAACTTTTTTGTGCCGATTTTCGACCAGGAGAGTGGCGGCGTGTCCAGTGCAACTGGGCCAAAGGCTGATCCGGAGAAGGCGTTGCCGCTGATCATGGAAGCCGACGGCAGCAACTTCATGATGTTGTTTGACGAAGAAGAGCGGGTGACCGCCTGGGCCGAGGAGGAGGTGCAGTGCCTCACCATGCCCGGCTACGTGGCAATTGCGATGGCGACCGAAGGGCTGCACCTGGCGATGAATGTCGGGACCGACCATGCCAAGCAGTTTGTGCCGGAAGAGATCAACTGGCTCAAGCAGGTCGTGGAAAAGAGCGCAGAGGCTGGCGCCGAGTAA
- the hrpB gene encoding ATP-dependent helicase HrpB, translating into MSAPLPIDKVLPELITALATHPAAVLEAPPGAGKTTRVPLALLDQPWLAGQSIIMLEPRRLAATNAARFMARLRGEEVGQAVGYVIRYERKVSRRTRIEVVTEGILTRRLQSDPELAGVGLVIFDEFHERNLNSDLALALCRDAQLGLRSDLKLLVMSATLDAAPVAQLLGGCPRISSTGRSFPVEVRYLPQEPTGRVGDYVPPAIRRALGETRGDLLVFLPGSGEIRRCAEQLADLAGKVDVRPLYGDLPFAEQERAILPGPRRKVVLATNIAETSLTIEGVAVVVDAGFERRPRFDAARGMTSLEMVRISRASAEQRAGRAGRLGPGVCYRLWTEGSQGALLPYTPPEIRGADLAPLALELAHWGVQDASELAWLDPPPAGHLAGAHALLHLLGALDGQGRLTSRGEAMAQLPAHPRLSRLLLAAQDAGVPGLGADLAALLGERDLAGREAPAHAGASDLLDRLELLRRRGGEAAARAARYWREKLVVGAAEAPPDAEAVGRLLAAAFPDRIGREREPGSGRYLFSGGFGGKLSARSALKGGEWLVAVEVTGRPGGEGAIDLANRLRRETVEELFGRDLAWEREVDWDERAGRVVAREVRRLGALLLQERPVKATPADTVPALLAVIRRRGLDLLDWNPAALQLRARAALVAAHRPGWPNLSDAGLLASLEAWLAPHLAGTTTLAGLRKVDLWSALQNYLGWQRQQELSRLAPERLSVPSGSAIRLDYAASEGPVLACKLQELFGLAATPAVVGGTVPVLIHLLSPAGRPLAVTRDLRSFWDSVYPEVKKEMKGRYPRHPWPDDPWNTVATRRVKKRT; encoded by the coding sequence ATGTCTGCACCCCTCCCCATCGACAAGGTTCTCCCTGAACTCATCACGGCCCTTGCCACCCACCCGGCGGCGGTCCTCGAAGCGCCCCCTGGCGCCGGCAAAACGACGCGGGTGCCGCTGGCGCTCCTCGACCAGCCCTGGCTTGCCGGGCAGTCGATCATTATGCTTGAGCCGCGCCGGCTCGCCGCTACCAATGCCGCCCGCTTCATGGCACGACTGCGGGGCGAAGAGGTCGGGCAGGCCGTTGGCTACGTCATTCGCTATGAACGCAAGGTGTCAAGGCGAACGCGCATCGAGGTGGTGACGGAAGGGATTCTCACCCGCCGGTTGCAGAGCGATCCGGAGCTCGCCGGCGTCGGGCTGGTCATCTTCGACGAATTCCACGAGCGCAATCTCAACTCCGACCTTGCCCTCGCCCTCTGCCGCGATGCCCAGCTCGGGCTGCGCTCGGACTTGAAGCTCCTCGTCATGTCGGCAACCCTCGACGCCGCCCCGGTGGCCCAGCTCCTTGGCGGCTGCCCGCGCATCAGCAGCACCGGGCGCAGCTTCCCGGTCGAGGTGCGCTATCTGCCCCAAGAGCCGACCGGCCGGGTCGGCGACTATGTTCCGCCGGCAATACGCCGGGCTCTTGGCGAGACCCGGGGCGATCTGCTCGTTTTTCTCCCCGGCAGCGGTGAGATCAGGCGCTGCGCCGAGCAGTTAGCCGATCTGGCCGGCAAGGTCGATGTCCGGCCGCTCTACGGTGATCTCCCTTTTGCCGAACAGGAACGGGCGATCCTTCCCGGCCCCAGGCGCAAGGTGGTCCTTGCCACCAACATCGCCGAAACCAGCCTGACCATCGAAGGGGTGGCGGTGGTGGTCGATGCCGGTTTTGAGCGGCGACCCCGTTTTGACGCCGCCCGTGGCATGACCAGCCTGGAGATGGTACGAATCTCCCGGGCCAGTGCCGAACAGCGCGCCGGTCGTGCCGGGCGCCTCGGCCCCGGGGTCTGCTATCGGCTCTGGACCGAAGGGAGCCAGGGAGCGCTGCTCCCCTACACCCCCCCGGAGATCCGTGGCGCCGATCTCGCCCCCCTCGCCCTTGAACTCGCCCACTGGGGAGTGCAGGACGCCAGCGAGCTCGCCTGGCTCGACCCCCCTCCCGCCGGCCACCTCGCCGGGGCGCATGCCCTGTTGCACCTCCTTGGTGCTCTTGACGGCCAGGGGCGCCTGACCTCCCGCGGTGAGGCAATGGCGCAACTGCCGGCCCATCCGCGCCTCTCCCGCCTCCTCCTCGCGGCGCAGGATGCCGGCGTGCCGGGCCTTGGCGCCGATCTCGCCGCCCTGCTCGGGGAACGGGACCTGGCCGGACGCGAGGCGCCAGCCCACGCCGGCGCCAGTGACCTGCTCGACCGGCTCGAACTGCTGCGGCGGCGCGGGGGGGAGGCGGCAGCGCGCGCGGCACGTTATTGGCGGGAAAAACTCGTGGTTGGTGCCGCGGAGGCTCCTCCCGACGCCGAAGCGGTCGGACGGCTGCTGGCAGCAGCTTTCCCCGACCGCATCGGCCGCGAACGGGAACCCGGCAGCGGGCGCTACCTGTTCAGCGGCGGATTCGGTGGCAAACTCTCGGCGCGCTCGGCCCTCAAGGGTGGGGAGTGGCTGGTGGCGGTGGAGGTTACCGGCAGGCCGGGCGGGGAGGGGGCAATCGATCTCGCCAACCGGTTACGCCGGGAGACGGTCGAGGAACTCTTCGGCCGGGACCTGGCCTGGGAGCGGGAGGTCGATTGGGATGAGCGCGCCGGGCGGGTGGTCGCCCGCGAGGTGCGCCGGTTGGGGGCGCTGCTGCTGCAGGAGCGGCCGGTGAAGGCAACGCCGGCGGATACGGTTCCGGCGCTACTGGCGGTGATCCGCCGCCGGGGCCTCGACCTGCTCGACTGGAACCCGGCCGCGCTGCAACTGCGGGCGCGCGCCGCGCTGGTCGCCGCCCATCGTCCCGGTTGGCCCAACCTTTCCGATGCGGGGTTGCTGGCCTCTCTGGAGGCCTGGCTTGCACCGCACCTGGCCGGCACCACCACTCTGGCCGGTCTGCGCAAGGTCGACCTCTGGTCCGCCCTGCAGAACTATCTTGGTTGGCAGCGCCAGCAGGAGCTGAGCCGCCTCGCCCCGGAGCGGCTGTCCGTGCCGAGCGGTTCGGCTATCCGCCTCGACTACGCGGCCTCCGAGGGCCCGGTCCTCGCCTGCAAGCTGCAGGAACTTTTCGGCCTGGCTGCGACACCGGCGGTCGTCGGCGGCACCGTGCCGGTCCTGATCCATCTCCTCTCTCCCGCCGGCCGGCCGCTGGCTGTCACCCGCGATCTGCGCTCTTTCTGGGACAGCGTCTACCCCGAAGTGAAGAAGGAGATGAAGGGGCGCTACCCCCGGCATCCCTGGCCGGATGACCCCTGGAACACGGTGGCGACCAGGCGGGTCAAGAAGCGGACCTAG
- a CDS encoding aminotransferase has product MKFKVSPQIEGVHFPPISEVRGWLVGRNFPAQRPLIDLCQAVPDYAPASELVDHLRPLLDDPQTSRYTPDEGLEEVRAAVCAWYGRRYGGGPQADQLCLTIGASQAFWLAMTVLCQAGDEVIVQLPAYFDHPMALQALGIRCVYAPFEEASGGLPDPRAIAALVTPRTRAILLVSPSNPTGAVTPSETLRRLFDMARVRNLALVLDETYNAFLPGNVRPHELFCDPAWSDHFVQIASFGKTFALTGYRAGALIASAPFIRHALKVQDTMAVCQPRITQQAVRFGCDHLDAWVVANNAMVQRRHDLFRKEFRRPGNPFELVASGGFFAWVRHPWDRLSGRHAARRLADLGNLSCLPGEVFGPGLEPYLRLAFGNLPEAAVPAAVARFRELGA; this is encoded by the coding sequence ATGAAATTCAAGGTCTCGCCGCAGATCGAAGGGGTCCATTTTCCGCCGATTTCCGAGGTGCGCGGCTGGCTGGTGGGACGGAATTTTCCCGCGCAGCGCCCGCTGATCGATCTCTGCCAGGCGGTCCCCGACTATGCTCCTGCATCTGAACTGGTCGACCATCTCAGGCCGTTGCTCGATGATCCTCAGACCTCCCGCTACACCCCCGACGAGGGGCTTGAGGAGGTGCGCGCGGCCGTATGCGCCTGGTACGGGAGGCGCTACGGCGGCGGACCGCAGGCCGACCAGCTCTGCCTGACCATCGGCGCCAGCCAGGCCTTCTGGCTCGCCATGACGGTCCTCTGCCAGGCCGGTGACGAGGTGATCGTGCAACTCCCGGCCTACTTCGATCACCCGATGGCGCTCCAGGCTCTCGGCATCCGCTGCGTCTACGCCCCCTTCGAAGAGGCGTCCGGCGGCCTTCCCGATCCCCGGGCGATCGCCGCCCTGGTCACACCCCGCACCCGGGCGATCCTGCTGGTCTCGCCGAGTAACCCGACCGGCGCCGTGACCCCGTCGGAAACGCTGCGGCGACTTTTCGACATGGCGCGGGTCCGCAATCTCGCCCTGGTCCTCGACGAAACCTACAACGCCTTCCTCCCCGGCAACGTCCGCCCCCACGAACTCTTTTGCGATCCGGCCTGGAGCGACCATTTCGTCCAGATCGCCTCCTTCGGCAAGACCTTCGCCCTTACCGGTTACCGGGCCGGCGCGCTGATCGCCTCGGCTCCCTTTATCCGCCACGCCCTCAAGGTGCAGGACACGATGGCGGTCTGCCAGCCGCGCATCACCCAGCAGGCGGTGCGCTTCGGCTGCGATCATCTCGATGCCTGGGTTGTGGCGAACAACGCCATGGTGCAGCGCCGCCACGACCTCTTCCGCAAGGAATTCCGGCGTCCCGGCAACCCTTTCGAGCTGGTCGCCAGCGGCGGCTTCTTCGCCTGGGTGCGTCACCCCTGGGACCGCCTCTCCGGCCGTCACGCCGCCCGCCGCCTCGCCGATCTTGGCAACCTCAGCTGTCTCCCCGGCGAAGTCTTCGGGCCCGGCCTCGAACCTTACCTGCGCCTCGCCTTCGGCAATCTGCCGGAAGCGGCGGTGCCGGCGGCGGTGGCGCGCTTTCGGGAGCTGGGTGCCTGA
- a CDS encoding M20/M25/M40 family metallo-hydrolase — translation MIDANRLAAEFARMAEIASPSRKEGGMARYLAGRFAALGAEVLFDGAGHQVGGETGNLIARFPGQGEPLMLSVHMDTVEPCTGVQPVLRDGLFTSAGETVLGADDKAGIAELIEALEVLQARAIPVPPLEVVVTICEEIGLVGAKFLDYSLIRARRGLALDTSGVDVVIHRAPCANKLRFEITGREAHAGIAPERGISAIEVAGRAIAGMRLGRIDAETTANLGTIAGGLATNIVARSVIIEGEARSHDSDKLATQTAHMVDCFERAARDQVREIDGQTVAAQVKVEVINDYPLVNVPLDAPILLLLQQAAANLGRTLAIRAEGGGSDANIFNGHGIETVIVGTGMRDVHTVQEAVSVADMVRVTELLVETIRLAAEPKVKP, via the coding sequence ATGATCGATGCCAATCGCCTTGCTGCCGAATTCGCCCGCATGGCGGAAATTGCCAGTCCTTCCCGCAAAGAGGGGGGGATGGCCCGCTATCTGGCCGGGAGATTTGCCGCTCTGGGCGCTGAGGTCCTCTTCGATGGCGCCGGCCACCAGGTCGGTGGCGAAACCGGCAACCTGATCGCCCGCTTTCCCGGTCAGGGTGAGCCGCTGATGCTCTCGGTTCACATGGACACGGTCGAACCCTGTACCGGGGTTCAGCCGGTGCTCCGGGATGGCCTCTTCACCAGCGCCGGAGAGACCGTCCTCGGAGCGGACGACAAGGCCGGTATCGCTGAACTGATCGAGGCCCTCGAAGTGCTGCAGGCCCGAGCGATTCCCGTTCCGCCCCTCGAAGTGGTGGTGACGATCTGCGAGGAGATCGGCCTGGTCGGTGCCAAGTTTCTCGACTATTCACTGATTCGCGCCCGGCGCGGACTCGCCCTCGACACCTCCGGGGTCGATGTGGTGATCCACCGGGCCCCCTGCGCCAACAAGCTGCGCTTCGAAATTACCGGCCGCGAGGCCCACGCCGGCATCGCTCCGGAGCGGGGAATCTCGGCCATCGAGGTTGCCGGCCGGGCCATTGCCGGGATGCGCCTCGGGCGTATCGACGCCGAGACCACGGCGAACCTCGGCACCATTGCCGGCGGCCTGGCGACCAACATCGTCGCCCGCAGTGTCATCATCGAAGGAGAGGCGCGCAGCCACGATTCGGACAAGCTGGCCACCCAGACCGCGCACATGGTCGACTGTTTCGAACGCGCCGCCCGCGACCAGGTCCGGGAGATCGACGGCCAGACCGTCGCGGCCCAGGTCAAGGTCGAGGTAATCAATGATTATCCCCTGGTCAACGTTCCGCTGGACGCCCCGATTCTCCTGCTGCTGCAACAGGCCGCCGCTAACCTCGGCCGCACCCTGGCGATCCGCGCCGAGGGAGGCGGTTCGGACGCCAACATTTTCAACGGTCACGGCATCGAGACGGTGATTGTCGGGACCGGCATGCGGGATGTGCACACCGTCCAGGAAGCGGTCAGCGTCGCCGATATGGTGCGGGTGACGGAGCTGCTGGTGGAGACGATCCGCCTCGCCGCCGAACCTAAGGTTAAGCCATGA